The Arachis ipaensis cultivar K30076 chromosome B10, Araip1.1, whole genome shotgun sequence DNA window GCTGCCATCATTTAAGTTACATAAAACAAACTTGCAACTAGGAGAAATCACCAGTAGAACATCATTTTTCAACATGTACACAGGCTCTAATGAAAAATTTCTAGGAGGATCAACGAGTAGTGGGTGGTGGGGGATTATGGCCAATTTAGTCCAAGATTGAGGAACTCCATACTCCTTCATCATCCAGAGAGTCCAATGAGTTTTCTTAGTCTCATAACAAACAGCAAGACAACCCCTCAAGGTAGCCAGTTGGGGAAACACACGGAGAGAATCATCTGAATCCCTACTGGGAAGGGAAATCTGACTATAAGTCTCTTTCACCAAGTCAAGGGAAAGAACTGCTACAAAACTAGTACGACTGCTGCAAAGAAGCCAATTAAGGGTGCCAGTGCCACTTACAAAAAGCCCTACCGGAGCCAACAGAATAGCCTTGTTATTGGGGTCATGTAGTCTATATGGGAAATCCTGAATTGTTCTCCAGGTAGATTTTGGGCCGAATGTGAAAATTCTGGTGAAAGATTCACCTGATTTCTTTTCCACAATGACGAAAAGCTTATACTTGTCGTTCACATGATCATAACCGAATCCACAGACGTCGAATATACCGCCAATTTCAAGCGGCTGAGATGTGAATCCGGTGCAGGGGTTCCACAGAATGGCACGAGGGCCCAATACTCCATCCTCACGCTGCTCATAGTGCAAGCACAGCAATCCATTACAAGAGCCAATCATGCGAAGGTGGCGTCGTCCCTCATAGCCAACTACTTTGGTGGGTTCGTGGGGACGGTTCTCGAACACAGATCGGACGGAGAAAACTCCGATTGTGGGGTATGAGTGCCAGGTGCTATGATAGGCAATACGCGGGTGGGTCAAGGCTGGATCCATCGCCATTGAACGTCGAAGGTGGTCCTTGGCAAATTGGGAACTGGAAATTAGGGTTCTCCATGAACTGCAGACACTGTTCCTTAATCGAACGAGAGACCTTGCCGGAATCCTCAGCAGGATTTCCGCTATGATCTCGTCCAGAAGGATAGGCGGTGGTTTTGTGGTGGTACAGCGGAGCAGTTCCGGCCACCCCTCGGTGGTTgaattctatacaatactcttctgcccattcttgatagctaatgaatattttttaataaatttatttaaattatatagtGAGATATTATATGATTCGAATTACGCATGTGGAAGTTAGAATCACTCTGATTCAAATTATATGGTgagcaattcgaattctatacaatactcttctgcccattcttgatagctaatgaatattttttaataaatttatttaaattatatagtGAGATATTATATGATTCGAATTACGCATGTGGAAGTTAGAATCACTCTGATTCAAATTATATGGTgagcaattcgaattctatacaatact harbors:
- the LOC110262431 gene encoding F-box/kelch-repeat protein At3g23880-like, coding for MAMDPALTHPRIAYHSTWHSYPTIGVFSVRSVFENRPHEPTKVVGYEGRRHLRMIGSCNGLLCLHYEQREDGVLGPRAILWNPCTGFTSQPLEIGGIFDVCGFGYDHVNDKYKLFVIVEKKSGESFTRIFTFGPKSTWRTIQDFPYRLHDPNNKAILLAPVGLFVSGTGTLNWLLCSSRTSFVAVLSLDLVKETYSQISLPSRDSDDSLRVFPQLATLRGCLAVCYETKKTHWTLWMMKEYGVPQSWTKLAIIPHHPLLVDPPRNFSLEPVYMLKNDVLLVISPSCKFVLCNLNDGSIDFPNIDSSGDGMTQLRPLSRGVGGRTYHIYHESLVSPSHFGLPTCSSEMRLFMPSL